From one Coffea eugenioides isolate CCC68of chromosome 11, Ceug_1.0, whole genome shotgun sequence genomic stretch:
- the LOC113751782 gene encoding cryptochrome DASH, chloroplastic/mitochondrial isoform X2: MITYSSLSHPIAFPFITLRKSATKVSFLLLLLKQPFPSNCKFVAAMHSNSSGTMAVSVPGVSPQEMVAIAQETFRRCTSSSSSGSSLPERRGKGVAIVWFRSDLRILDNEALIKAWLSSQALLPVYCVDPRLFTSSTHYFGFPKTGVLRAQFLMESLADLKNNLKSRGLDLLIKQGKPEDILPLLAKAHGAHTVFAQKETCSEELNVERLVAKNLRRVDQPLLKGLSTKPESKTGTKLQLIWGGSLYHIDDIPFDCKCLPDVYTQFRKSVESKSTVRACSKIPTTLGPPPNISDWGTVPEITELGFQKPKVEKGMRFVGGESAALSRLHEYFWKKDLLRIYKETRNGMLGPDYSTKFSPWLAAGNLSARFIYEEVKRYEAERQSNNSTYWVLFELIWRDYFRFLSIKEGNTLFNPGGPRKVEVNWNQDSILFDAWRDGHTGYPLIDANMRELSTTGFMSNRGRQIVCSFLVRDMGIDWRMGAEWFESCLLDYDPCSNYGNWTYGAGVGNDPREDRYFSIPKQMTLIVQTCKTGGPVRKVN, translated from the exons ATGATCACATATTCTTCACTCTCCCATCCCATAGCTTTCCCATTCATCACACTAAGAAAATCAGCGACGAAAGTTTCATTTCTACTGCTTCTTCTCAAACAACCATTTCCAAGCAACTGCAAATTTGTTGCAGCCATGCACTCAAATTCTTCCGGAACAATGGCTGTTTCAGTTCCAGGAGTAAGTCCCCAAGAAATGGTCGCCATAGCTCAGGAAACCTTCCGGAGATGCACGTCATCGTCGTCTTCTGGTTCTTCATTGCCTGAGAGGAGAGGCAAAGGGGTGGCCATTGTTTGGTTCAGGAGTGATTTGAGGATATTGGACAATGAGGCTTTGATTAAGGCCTGGCTTTCATCTCAAGCTCTCTTGCCCGTCTACTGTGTTGATCCTAGGCTTTTCACCTCCTCCACCCATTACTTTGGCTTCCCTAAAACTGGAG TTTTGAGGGCTCAATTTCTCATGGAGTCTTTGGCTGacttgaaaaataacttgaaaaGCCGTGGTCTGGACTTGTTGATTAAACAGGGGAAACCAGAGGATATACTGCCTTTGCTTGCAAAAGCACACGGAGCCCACACG GTGTTTGCTCAGAAAGAAACATGCAGTGAGGAGTTGAATGTTGAGAGATTGGTTGCTAAAAACTTGAGACGAGTTGACCAGCCATTGTTGAAAGGGTTGTCCACTAAGCCAGAGTCCAAAACTGGTACCAAATTGCAGTTGATCTGGGGTGGTAGTTTGTACCATATTGATGACATTCCATTTGATTGTAAGTGTTTACCAGATGTCTATACGCAATTCCGTAAG TCTGTTGAGTCCAAGTCTACAGTGCGTGCTTGTTCAAAGATTCCAACAACACTTGGACCTCCACCAAACATTAGTGACTGGGGCACTGTTCCTGAAATTACTGAGCTCGGATTTCAGAAGCCAAAG GTGGAGAAAGGAATGAGATTTGTGGGTGGTGAAAGTGCAGCTCTAAGTAGACTACACGAGTACTTTTGGAAAAAG GATCTGCTGAGGATTTACAAAGAAACTAGAAATGGGATGCTAGGTCCTGATTACTCAACAAAATTCTCTCCTTGGCTTGCTGCGGGAAACCTTTCTGCTCGTTTCATTTATGAGGAG GTAAAGAGATATGAAGCTGAGAGGCAATCAAATAATTCAACATACTG GGTTTTGTTTGAACTGATATGGAGAGATTACTTCAGATTTTTGTCTATTAAGGAGGGAAACACTCTCTTTAATCCAG GTGGGCCCAGAAAAGTGGAGGTTAACTGGAACCAAGACAGCATTCTTTTTGATGCTTGGAGAGATGGTCATACTGG GTACCCTCTTATAGATGCAAATATGAGAGAACTGTCAACTACAGGGTTCATGTCAAATCGAGGCCGGCAG ATTGTATGCTCCTTTCTTGTTCGAGACATGGGTATTGATTGGCGAATGGGAGCTGAATGGTTTGAATCATGCCTTTTGGACTATGATCCTTGTTCCAATTATGGTAACTGGACATATGGTGCAG GTGTTGGGAATGACCCGAGAGAGGACCGCTATTTCAGCATTCCCAAGCAG ATGACACTTATTGTTCAAACATGCAAAACTGGAGGACCCGTAAGGAAAGTGAATTAA
- the LOC113751782 gene encoding cryptochrome DASH, chloroplastic/mitochondrial isoform X1, whose product MITYSSLSHPIAFPFITLRKSATKVSFLLLLLKQPFPSNCKFVAAMHSNSSGTMAVSVPGVSPQEMVAIAQETFRRCTSSSSSGSSLPERRGKGVAIVWFRSDLRILDNEALIKAWLSSQALLPVYCVDPRLFTSSTHYFGFPKTGVLRAQFLMESLADLKNNLKSRGLDLLIKQGKPEDILPLLAKAHGAHTVFAQKETCSEELNVERLVAKNLRRVDQPLLKGLSTKPESKTGTKLQLIWGGSLYHIDDIPFDCKCLPDVYTQFRKSVESKSTVRACSKIPTTLGPPPNISDWGTVPEITELGFQKPKVEKGMRFVGGESAALSRLHEYFWKKDLLRIYKETRNGMLGPDYSTKFSPWLAAGNLSARFIYEEVKRYEAERQSNNSTYWVLFELIWRDYFRFLSIKEGNTLFNPGGPRKVEVNWNQDSILFDAWRDGHTGYPLIDANMRELSTTGFMSNRGRQIVCSFLVRDMGIDWRMGAEWFESCLLDYDPCSNYGNWTYGAGVGNDPREDRYFSIPKQAQNYDPEGEFVAYWLPELRALPKEKRNFPGHLYIKPVVGLKHGGSNKTSSKTRTAGRAKTWK is encoded by the exons ATGATCACATATTCTTCACTCTCCCATCCCATAGCTTTCCCATTCATCACACTAAGAAAATCAGCGACGAAAGTTTCATTTCTACTGCTTCTTCTCAAACAACCATTTCCAAGCAACTGCAAATTTGTTGCAGCCATGCACTCAAATTCTTCCGGAACAATGGCTGTTTCAGTTCCAGGAGTAAGTCCCCAAGAAATGGTCGCCATAGCTCAGGAAACCTTCCGGAGATGCACGTCATCGTCGTCTTCTGGTTCTTCATTGCCTGAGAGGAGAGGCAAAGGGGTGGCCATTGTTTGGTTCAGGAGTGATTTGAGGATATTGGACAATGAGGCTTTGATTAAGGCCTGGCTTTCATCTCAAGCTCTCTTGCCCGTCTACTGTGTTGATCCTAGGCTTTTCACCTCCTCCACCCATTACTTTGGCTTCCCTAAAACTGGAG TTTTGAGGGCTCAATTTCTCATGGAGTCTTTGGCTGacttgaaaaataacttgaaaaGCCGTGGTCTGGACTTGTTGATTAAACAGGGGAAACCAGAGGATATACTGCCTTTGCTTGCAAAAGCACACGGAGCCCACACG GTGTTTGCTCAGAAAGAAACATGCAGTGAGGAGTTGAATGTTGAGAGATTGGTTGCTAAAAACTTGAGACGAGTTGACCAGCCATTGTTGAAAGGGTTGTCCACTAAGCCAGAGTCCAAAACTGGTACCAAATTGCAGTTGATCTGGGGTGGTAGTTTGTACCATATTGATGACATTCCATTTGATTGTAAGTGTTTACCAGATGTCTATACGCAATTCCGTAAG TCTGTTGAGTCCAAGTCTACAGTGCGTGCTTGTTCAAAGATTCCAACAACACTTGGACCTCCACCAAACATTAGTGACTGGGGCACTGTTCCTGAAATTACTGAGCTCGGATTTCAGAAGCCAAAG GTGGAGAAAGGAATGAGATTTGTGGGTGGTGAAAGTGCAGCTCTAAGTAGACTACACGAGTACTTTTGGAAAAAG GATCTGCTGAGGATTTACAAAGAAACTAGAAATGGGATGCTAGGTCCTGATTACTCAACAAAATTCTCTCCTTGGCTTGCTGCGGGAAACCTTTCTGCTCGTTTCATTTATGAGGAG GTAAAGAGATATGAAGCTGAGAGGCAATCAAATAATTCAACATACTG GGTTTTGTTTGAACTGATATGGAGAGATTACTTCAGATTTTTGTCTATTAAGGAGGGAAACACTCTCTTTAATCCAG GTGGGCCCAGAAAAGTGGAGGTTAACTGGAACCAAGACAGCATTCTTTTTGATGCTTGGAGAGATGGTCATACTGG GTACCCTCTTATAGATGCAAATATGAGAGAACTGTCAACTACAGGGTTCATGTCAAATCGAGGCCGGCAG ATTGTATGCTCCTTTCTTGTTCGAGACATGGGTATTGATTGGCGAATGGGAGCTGAATGGTTTGAATCATGCCTTTTGGACTATGATCCTTGTTCCAATTATGGTAACTGGACATATGGTGCAG GTGTTGGGAATGACCCGAGAGAGGACCGCTATTTCAGCATTCCCAAGCAG GCTCAAAATTATGACCCTGAAGGGGAGTTCGTAGCTTACTGGTTACCAGAGTTGCGAGCACTgccaaaagagaaaaggaatttCCCAGGACATTTGTACATTAAACCGGTTGTAGGCCTCAAGCATGGGGGCAGCAATAAAACCAGTTCTAAGACAAGAACTGCTGGGCGTGCAAAAACATGGAAGTGA